In the Kaistella sp. 97-N-M2 genome, one interval contains:
- the rpsE gene encoding 30S ribosomal protein S5 gives MLGLDNIEKVKPGGLELKDRLVSVNRVTKVTKGGRAFGFSAIVVVGDEAGTVGFGLGKSKEVASAIAKAVEDAKKNLVKVPVVNHTIPHQTSARYGGADIFLRPATHGTGVIAGGTVRMVVEAAGIKDILSKSKGSSNPHNVVKATFKALLDIRRPEEIAKLRGISLNKVFNG, from the coding sequence ATGTTAGGACTAGATAATATAGAAAAAGTAAAACCGGGAGGATTAGAACTTAAAGATCGTCTCGTTTCAGTAAACAGAGTTACCAAAGTAACCAAAGGAGGTAGAGCTTTCGGGTTTTCTGCAATCGTGGTTGTTGGTGATGAAGCTGGAACCGTAGGTTTCGGATTAGGAAAATCTAAAGAAGTAGCTTCCGCTATTGCAAAGGCAGTAGAAGATGCGAAGAAAAATTTAGTAAAAGTTCCTGTTGTTAATCATACCATTCCTCACCAGACTTCCGCGCGTTACGGTGGTGCAGACATCTTTTTAAGACCTGCAACGCACGGTACCGGTGTAATCGCAGGTGGTACAGTTCGTATGGTGGTAGAGGCTGCCGGGATTAAAGATATTCTTTCAAAATCCAAAGGATCATCTAACCCACATAACGTTGTGAAAGCTACTTTCAAAGCATTATTGGACATCAGAAGACCTGAGGAAATTGCAAAATTGAGAGGTATTTCATTAAATAAAGTGTTTAACGGTTAA
- the rplV gene encoding 50S ribosomal protein L22: protein MGSRKRESALARKIANQDVAKALHNDCPSSPRKMRLVADIIRGVEVDKALAILKFSKKDASNKLEKVLLSAMANWQLKNEGADIEEANLIVKEIMVDSARQLKRLRPAPQGRGHRIRKRSNHITLILGNKETK from the coding sequence ATGGGATCAAGAAAAAGAGAAAGTGCTTTGGCACGTAAAATAGCAAACCAGGATGTGGCAAAAGCTTTACATAACGATTGCCCGTCGTCCCCAAGAAAGATGAGATTAGTTGCTGATATCATCAGAGGTGTTGAAGTGGATAAAGCTTTGGCAATACTTAAATTCTCCAAAAAAGACGCTTCTAACAAGTTAGAAAAAGTTTTACTTTCTGCAATGGCCAACTGGCAGTTGAAAAATGAAGGTGCGGATATTGAAGAAGCCAATTTAATCGTAAAAGAAATTATGGTGGACAGTGCAAGACAATTGAAGAGACTGAGACCGGCTCCGCAGGGAAGAGGTCACAGAATCCGAAAAAGATCAAACCACATCACATTAATTTTGGGTAACAAAGAAACTAAATAA
- the rplX gene encoding 50S ribosomal protein L24 encodes MTKVKIKRGDNVIITTGKKEIKGKKGEVIEVIRKEGKDARVVVAGLNIVKKHTKPSAGNPQGGIVEKEASIHISNVMLVDKDGKPTKTGSKVDGDKKVRVAKSTGETL; translated from the coding sequence ATGACAAAAGTTAAAATCAAAAGAGGAGATAACGTAATCATCACCACCGGAAAGAAAGAAATTAAAGGTAAAAAAGGGGAGGTTATAGAAGTGATCAGAAAAGAAGGCAAAGACGCGCGTGTGGTTGTTGCAGGTTTAAATATTGTTAAAAAACATACCAAACCCTCAGCTGGTAACCCACAAGGCGGAATTGTAGAAAAAGAAGCATCCATCCATATTTCCAACGTTATGCTTGTCGATAAAGACGGTAAACCAACGAAAACAGGATCTAAGGTTGATGGTGATAAAAAAGTAAGAGTTGCGAAATCAACCGGCGAAACTTTATAA
- the rplP gene encoding 50S ribosomal protein L16: MLQPKRTKFRKVHKMKMKGIAHRGSQLAYGTFGIKANEGAWITARQIEAARIAATRYMKREGQLWIKIFPDKPITKKPAEVRMGKGKGAVEYWVSVVKPGKIMFEVGGVPYEVAKEALRLAAQKLPVTTKFVVANDFVQPQ; this comes from the coding sequence ATGTTACAACCAAAAAGAACCAAATTTCGTAAAGTTCATAAGATGAAAATGAAGGGGATTGCACACAGAGGCAGTCAACTTGCTTACGGAACTTTCGGGATCAAAGCCAACGAAGGCGCTTGGATCACTGCAAGACAAATTGAAGCCGCGCGTATCGCCGCTACAAGATATATGAAAAGAGAAGGTCAGTTATGGATCAAAATTTTTCCGGACAAGCCGATTACCAAAAAACCAGCCGAAGTAAGGATGGGGAAAGGGAAAGGTGCCGTAGAATATTGGGTATCTGTAGTGAAACCTGGTAAAATAATGTTCGAAGTAGGAGGTGTACCTTACGAAGTAGCAAAAGAAGCATTGCGTCTTGCTGCCCAGAAGCTTCCTGTAACTACAAAATTTGTAGTGGCGAATGATTTTGTTCAACCTCAATAA
- the rpsN gene encoding 30S ribosomal protein S14, translating into MAKESMKARERKREATVAKYAEKRKALKEANDYLGLQKLPKDASPVRLHNRCKLTGRPRGYMRTFGLSRVTFREMANNGLIPGVKKASW; encoded by the coding sequence ATGGCTAAAGAATCAATGAAAGCGCGCGAGCGCAAGAGAGAAGCAACGGTAGCAAAATATGCTGAGAAAAGAAAAGCTTTGAAAGAAGCGAATGATTATCTTGGTTTACAAAAATTGCCGAAAGACGCTTCACCAGTAAGACTACACAACAGATGTAAATTAACAGGAAGACCAAGAGGTTACATGAGAACATTCGGTCTTTCCAGAGTAACTTTCAGAGAGATGGCCAACAATGGTCTGATCCCGGGAGTGAAAAAAGCAAGTTGGTAA
- the rplE gene encoding 50S ribosomal protein L5 has protein sequence MEYIVRPKQQYKEKIVPAMMEEFGYKSVMQVPKLLKIVVSQGLGAASADKKIVDYAIEELTAITGQKAVGTISKKDEAAFKLRKGMPIGARVTLRANHMYEFLDRLASSALPRIRDFNGIKADGFDGRGNYNLGITEQIIFPEIVIDKVKKIQGMDITFVTSAKTDKEAKSLLTHFGLPFKKN, from the coding sequence ATGGAATATATAGTAAGACCAAAACAACAATATAAAGAGAAAATTGTTCCTGCAATGATGGAAGAGTTTGGGTACAAATCTGTTATGCAGGTTCCCAAATTATTAAAAATTGTTGTATCACAAGGTTTAGGAGCTGCTTCAGCCGACAAAAAAATTGTTGACTATGCAATCGAAGAATTAACAGCGATCACCGGCCAAAAAGCGGTAGGAACTATTTCGAAGAAAGATGAAGCTGCTTTTAAATTAAGAAAAGGAATGCCGATTGGAGCAAGAGTAACTTTAAGAGCAAACCATATGTATGAGTTCTTGGATCGTTTGGCTTCTTCAGCTTTACCCAGAATCCGGGATTTTAACGGAATCAAAGCTGATGGTTTCGACGGAAGAGGAAATTACAATTTAGGAATCACTGAGCAAATCATTTTCCCGGAAATCGTAATCGACAAAGTAAAGAAAATCCAGGGGATGGACATTACTTTCGTAACTTCTGCCAAAACAGATAAAGAAGCGAAATCATTATTAACTCACTTCGGTTTACCCTTCAAAAAGAACTAA
- the rpsS gene encoding 30S ribosomal protein S19, producing the protein MARSLKKGPFIHHTLDKKVQANIESSKKTVIKTWSRASMISPDFVGQTIAVHNGKSFIPVYVTENMVGHKLGEFSPTRSFRGHGGNKNKGGR; encoded by the coding sequence ATGGCAAGATCACTTAAAAAAGGACCTTTCATCCATCATACTTTAGATAAGAAGGTTCAGGCAAATATAGAGTCCAGTAAAAAGACAGTAATAAAAACTTGGTCCAGAGCATCAATGATCTCTCCGGACTTCGTAGGACAAACCATCGCAGTACACAACGGGAAATCCTTTATCCCGGTTTATGTTACGGAAAACATGGTAGGTCATAAATTAGGCGAATTTTCTCCGACAAGATCTTTCAGAGGTCACGGTGGTAACAAAAATAAAGGCGGAAGATAA
- the rplD gene encoding 50S ribosomal protein L4, which translates to MELVVLNTSGKETGRKVTLDEAIFGIEPNQHAVYLEVKQYLAAQRQGTHKSKERSEIVGSTKKLKKQKGSGSARYGDIKSPIFRGGGRIFGPKPRDYRFKLNKALKRLAKKSVLSQKMRDNSIMVLESFNFDAPKTKEFINLNNALGFEGKKALYILPEANKNAYLSSRNLAKTKVLTYNEISSYDLVHAGEIVFLEGAIEKFQENLKK; encoded by the coding sequence ATGGAATTAGTAGTACTTAATACATCAGGAAAAGAAACCGGAAGAAAAGTAACTCTGGACGAAGCAATCTTCGGAATCGAGCCAAATCAGCACGCGGTTTACTTAGAAGTAAAGCAATATCTTGCCGCTCAGCGTCAGGGTACACATAAATCAAAAGAAAGAAGCGAAATCGTTGGTTCAACCAAAAAGTTGAAAAAACAAAAAGGTTCAGGTTCTGCAAGATATGGTGATATTAAATCCCCAATCTTCAGAGGTGGAGGTCGTATCTTCGGTCCAAAACCAAGAGATTACCGTTTCAAACTGAACAAAGCTTTGAAAAGATTAGCGAAAAAATCGGTGCTTTCTCAAAAAATGAGAGACAATTCTATCATGGTATTGGAAAGCTTCAATTTCGATGCGCCTAAAACCAAAGAATTCATCAATTTGAATAACGCACTGGGTTTTGAAGGTAAAAAAGCCTTATACATCTTGCCAGAAGCGAACAAGAATGCTTATTTGTCTTCCAGAAACTTAGCAAAAACTAAAGTTTTGACTTATAATGAAATCAGTTCTTATGACCTGGTTCATGCAGGCGAGATTGTATTCTTAGAAGGTGCTATCGAGAAATTTCAAGAAAATTTAAAGAAATAA
- the rpmD gene encoding 50S ribosomal protein L30 — MAKIQVKQVKSAIGRTKTQKRTLEALGLKKLHQIVEHDDSPAILGMVRAVSHLVEVQK; from the coding sequence ATGGCAAAAATTCAAGTAAAACAAGTAAAAAGCGCTATTGGTAGAACAAAAACCCAAAAAAGAACGCTGGAAGCATTAGGATTAAAAAAACTTCACCAAATCGTAGAACATGACGACTCTCCTGCAATCCTTGGGATGGTAAGAGCGGTAAGTCACCTCGTAGAAGTTCAAAAATAA
- the rpsH gene encoding 30S ribosomal protein S8, producing the protein MVTDPISDFLTRVRNAQSAGHKVVDIPASKIKKEITKILFDQGYILNYKFEDNAVQGNIKIALKYDKTTNKAAIKSIQRASRPGLRQYKGSGELPRVLNGLGIAIISTSRGVMTDKKARQEKVGGEVICYVY; encoded by the coding sequence ATGGTAACAGATCCAATTTCAGATTTCCTAACCAGAGTAAGGAACGCACAAAGCGCAGGCCACAAAGTGGTGGATATTCCTGCATCGAAAATTAAAAAGGAGATTACAAAAATTTTGTTTGATCAAGGGTATATTTTGAACTACAAGTTCGAAGATAACGCTGTTCAGGGAAACATCAAAATCGCTTTAAAGTACGACAAAACAACAAACAAAGCCGCAATCAAGAGCATTCAAAGAGCTTCAAGACCAGGTTTAAGACAATACAAAGGCAGCGGTGAGCTACCAAGAGTATTGAACGGTTTGGGAATCGCCATTATCTCCACTTCAAGAGGGGTAATGACCGATAAAAAAGCACGTCAGGAAAAAGTTGGTGGAGAAGTAATCTGCTATGTTTATTAA
- the rpsQ gene encoding 30S ribosomal protein S17 has protein sequence MMDRNLRKERIGIVSSNKMEKTIVVSETTRVKHPMYGKFVLKTKKYTAHDENNECTEGDTVLITETRPLSKSKRWRLVRIIEKAK, from the coding sequence ATCATGGATAGAAATTTAAGAAAAGAAAGAATCGGAATTGTTTCCAGCAATAAAATGGAAAAGACCATTGTTGTAAGTGAAACCACGAGAGTAAAACACCCGATGTATGGTAAATTCGTTTTGAAAACGAAAAAATATACTGCTCACGATGAGAACAACGAGTGTACTGAAGGCGATACTGTATTGATTACAGAAACAAGACCTTTAAGTAAAAGTAAGAGATGGAGATTAGTACGAATTATTGAAAAAGCTAAGTAA
- the rplW gene encoding 50S ribosomal protein L23 has translation MSIIIKPIISEKANYLTDLRGAYSFLVSPKANKIQVRKAIEVLYGVKVSDVRTMIYAPKVSSKNTKKGLQVGKTSKLKKAIVTLAEGEVIDIFATA, from the coding sequence ATGTCTATTATTATTAAACCCATCATCTCAGAGAAAGCAAACTATCTTACGGATCTAAGAGGTGCTTATTCTTTCTTGGTTAGTCCTAAGGCGAATAAAATCCAGGTTAGAAAAGCGATAGAAGTACTTTACGGTGTGAAAGTTTCGGACGTTAGAACAATGATTTACGCGCCGAAAGTTTCTTCGAAAAATACCAAAAAAGGATTGCAGGTTGGTAAAACCAGCAAATTGAAAAAAGCGATCGTTACCCTTGCAGAAGGCGAAGTGATCGATATTTTCGCAACAGCTTAG
- the rplF gene encoding 50S ribosomal protein L6, which produces MSRIGKAIIEIPANVTVTEKDGLVTVKGPKGELTQQLQEGITLKQEDGILTLDRPSESKSHKALHGLYRALINNMVQGTAEGWTKKLELVGVGYRASNQGNKLELALGFSHGIVLDLPKEITVETLSEKGKNPIITLTSFDKQLLGMVAAKIRSFRKPEPYKGKGVRFVGEIVRRKAGKSA; this is translated from the coding sequence ATGTCAAGAATTGGTAAAGCAATTATAGAAATTCCCGCTAATGTGACCGTAACCGAGAAAGACGGTTTGGTAACAGTGAAAGGGCCGAAAGGCGAACTTACACAGCAATTGCAGGAGGGAATCACTCTTAAACAGGAAGACGGAATCTTAACTTTAGACCGCCCTTCTGAATCGAAATCGCACAAAGCATTACACGGTCTTTACAGAGCGTTAATCAATAACATGGTTCAGGGTACTGCCGAAGGGTGGACCAAAAAACTGGAACTTGTAGGAGTAGGATACAGAGCATCTAACCAAGGGAACAAGTTAGAATTGGCTTTGGGATTCTCCCACGGTATTGTATTGGATCTGCCCAAAGAAATTACGGTAGAAACTTTATCTGAAAAAGGTAAAAACCCAATCATTACCTTAACATCTTTCGACAAGCAATTATTAGGAATGGTAGCTGCAAAGATCAGATCTTTCAGAAAACCGGAGCCGTATAAAGGAAAAGGAGTAAGATTCGTTGGAGAAATTGTAAGACGTAAAGCTGGTAAATCTGCTTAA
- the rplB gene encoding 50S ribosomal protein L2, which produces MSVRKLKPITPGQRFRVVNNFEEITTNKPEKSLTVGISKSGGRNNTGKMTMRYTGGGHKKKYRIIDFKRNKFDVEATVKSVEYDPNRTAFIALLEYADGEKRYIIAPNGIKVDMTVIAAESAEPNVGNAMKLKNIPLGTVVSCIELRPGQGAVMARSAGSSAQLTSRDGKYAIVKLPSGESRMILTECMAMIGSVSNSDHQLTVSGKAGRSRWLGRRPRTRPVVMNPVDHPMGGGEGKSSGGHPRSRNGQPSKGFKTRTKNKASNRFIVSKRK; this is translated from the coding sequence ATGTCTGTTAGAAAATTAAAACCTATCACCCCGGGACAGAGATTCAGAGTTGTAAACAACTTTGAGGAAATTACTACCAACAAACCAGAGAAATCTCTAACCGTTGGTATTAGTAAGTCAGGTGGTCGTAACAACACTGGTAAAATGACCATGCGTTACACCGGAGGTGGACACAAAAAGAAATACAGAATTATCGACTTCAAACGAAATAAATTCGATGTTGAAGCCACGGTAAAATCTGTAGAGTACGATCCGAACAGAACTGCTTTCATCGCTCTATTAGAGTACGCAGACGGAGAGAAACGATACATCATCGCTCCGAACGGTATTAAAGTAGATATGACGGTAATTGCTGCAGAATCCGCAGAACCAAATGTTGGTAATGCCATGAAGTTGAAAAACATTCCTTTGGGAACTGTTGTTTCCTGTATCGAATTACGCCCTGGTCAAGGTGCAGTAATGGCAAGAAGTGCAGGCTCATCGGCACAGTTAACTTCAAGAGACGGTAAATATGCCATCGTTAAATTACCTTCAGGAGAATCCAGAATGATCCTTACTGAATGTATGGCAATGATTGGATCTGTTTCTAACTCTGATCACCAGCTTACCGTTTCCGGTAAAGCAGGTAGAAGCAGATGGTTAGGAAGAAGACCTAGAACAAGACCGGTAGTAATGAACCCTGTAGATCACCCAATGGGAGGTGGTGAAGGTAAATCTTCCGGAGGTCACCCAAGATCTAGAAACGGACAACCGTCCAAAGGTTTCAAAACAAGAACTAAAAACAAAGCGTCTAACCGATTTATCGTATCTAAAAGAAAATAA
- the rpsC gene encoding 30S ribosomal protein S3, with protein sequence MGQKTNPIGNRLGIIRGWDSNWYGGKDYGDRLAEDYKIRRYLEARLSKGGISRIYIERTLKLVTITITTARPGLIIGKGGQEVDKLKEELKKLTDKDIQINIFEIKRPELDAVLVADSIAKQIENRISYRRAVKMSIQSTMRMGAEGIKVQISGRLNGAEMARSESFKDGRIPLSTFRADIDYHIGEALTQYGKLGVKVWIMKGEVYGRRDLTPLVGQQKKGAPAGRGDRNDRNDRGDRQDRRPRDRK encoded by the coding sequence ATGGGACAAAAGACAAATCCAATAGGCAACAGATTAGGAATCATCAGAGGATGGGATTCTAACTGGTACGGCGGAAAAGATTATGGCGACAGACTTGCTGAAGACTATAAAATCCGAAGATACCTTGAAGCTCGTTTATCCAAAGGAGGAATTTCAAGAATTTATATTGAAAGAACTTTAAAACTGGTTACAATTACAATTACTACAGCCAGACCGGGATTAATCATCGGTAAAGGTGGGCAGGAAGTTGATAAACTGAAAGAAGAATTGAAAAAATTGACGGATAAAGATATCCAGATCAATATTTTCGAAATCAAAAGACCTGAACTCGACGCCGTTTTAGTTGCAGACAGCATCGCAAAACAAATCGAGAACAGAATATCTTACAGAAGAGCGGTAAAAATGTCCATCCAAAGCACCATGAGAATGGGCGCAGAGGGAATCAAAGTTCAGATCTCAGGTAGATTAAACGGAGCGGAGATGGCAAGAAGCGAATCTTTCAAAGACGGTCGTATTCCTTTGTCTACATTTAGAGCAGATATCGATTACCATATTGGTGAAGCTTTAACTCAATACGGTAAATTAGGGGTGAAAGTTTGGATTATGAAAGGGGAAGTATATGGTCGCAGAGATCTTACACCTTTGGTAGGACAACAGAAAAAAGGAGCACCTGCCGGAAGAGGAGACCGTAACGACAGAAATGATCGTGGCGACAGACAGGACAGAAGACCAAGAGATAGAAAATAA
- the rplO gene encoding 50S ribosomal protein L15, which yields MNLNNIRPAAGSTHSTKRIGRGQGSGKGGTAGKGHNGQQARAGYSRKIGFEGGQMPLQRRLPKFGFTNINRKEYRAINIDTLQILADAQNITEITQDVLVQNGLAKKSEIVKIMGRGELKTGVSVSAHKFTKSAEEAIAKAGGKAITL from the coding sequence ATGAATTTAAATAATATTAGACCTGCAGCAGGTTCTACGCACAGTACAAAAAGAATCGGAAGAGGACAAGGTAGTGGTAAAGGGGGTACAGCTGGGAAAGGTCACAATGGCCAGCAGGCAAGAGCGGGTTATTCAAGAAAAATCGGTTTCGAAGGGGGTCAAATGCCTTTGCAAAGACGTCTGCCGAAATTTGGTTTTACCAACATCAACAGAAAAGAGTATAGAGCAATCAATATCGATACGCTTCAAATTTTGGCAGATGCGCAAAACATCACCGAAATTACTCAGGACGTTTTGGTACAGAACGGATTAGCGAAGAAAAGCGAAATCGTAAAGATTATGGGAAGAGGAGAATTGAAAACAGGTGTTTCAGTTTCTGCACACAAATTCACTAAATCTGCTGAAGAAGCAATTGCTAAAGCAGGCGGTAAAGCAATTACTCTATAA
- the secY gene encoding preprotein translocase subunit SecY, whose translation MKEFIQTLKNIWSLKELRDKILFTLGIILVYRFASYISLPAINMAEVGNLLDIYKDQGGNKQGAGLLGLLSSFTGGAFSRASIMALGIMPYISASIIVQLMGMAIPYLQKLQKDGESGRNTLNQITRWLTIAVCLVQAPSYLTSITQMFLPHAQFASAYFVHPESIMFWLPSIVILVAGSVFAMWLGEKITDKGIGNGISILIMVGILADFPGAFIQEVATQTGKGGFGTIMILIEILFWMVVVLLAIILSVAVRKIPIQYVSRAQARGGVTKNLMQGARQWIPLKVNAAGVMPIIFAQALMFVPGLLTKVDESNTFLAGFKNVFSWQYNVLFALLIIIFSFFYTAITIPVNQMADDLKRNGGLIPKVRPGKETSDYLDDILSKITLPGSIFLAIFAILPAIVHGAFVQTDRFALFFGGTSLLIMVGVILDTVQQINTYLLNHHYDGLMQSKLSRTNNNL comes from the coding sequence ATGAAAGAATTTATACAAACACTAAAAAACATTTGGAGTCTTAAGGAACTAAGGGATAAAATTTTGTTTACCCTTGGGATCATCCTCGTGTATAGATTCGCATCTTATATTTCCTTACCGGCCATTAACATGGCAGAGGTAGGGAATCTTTTGGATATTTACAAAGATCAGGGAGGCAACAAGCAAGGAGCAGGACTTCTTGGGTTGCTTTCTTCGTTTACAGGTGGTGCATTCAGTAGAGCCTCCATTATGGCACTCGGCATCATGCCTTATATTTCTGCTTCCATTATTGTGCAGTTAATGGGTATGGCAATACCATACCTTCAGAAATTGCAGAAAGACGGCGAAAGTGGTAGAAATACTTTGAACCAAATTACAAGATGGTTAACTATTGCAGTTTGTTTGGTTCAGGCACCTTCTTACCTTACTTCGATCACGCAAATGTTTTTGCCGCATGCCCAGTTTGCTTCTGCATACTTTGTGCATCCGGAATCAATTATGTTTTGGTTGCCGAGTATCGTAATCCTGGTTGCAGGCTCCGTATTCGCCATGTGGTTAGGAGAAAAAATTACAGATAAAGGTATCGGGAACGGGATCTCCATCTTAATTATGGTAGGTATCCTGGCAGATTTTCCGGGCGCATTTATTCAGGAAGTTGCTACGCAGACCGGTAAAGGTGGTTTCGGAACGATTATGATCCTGATTGAAATTTTATTCTGGATGGTAGTTGTACTTTTGGCAATCATTTTATCGGTAGCCGTTAGAAAAATTCCTATTCAGTATGTAAGCAGAGCACAGGCCAGAGGCGGAGTTACTAAAAATTTGATGCAGGGTGCAAGACAGTGGATTCCTTTAAAGGTGAACGCTGCCGGAGTTATGCCGATCATTTTTGCTCAGGCCTTAATGTTTGTACCGGGACTGTTAACCAAAGTTGACGAATCCAATACCTTTTTGGCAGGATTCAAAAATGTCTTCAGTTGGCAATACAATGTACTGTTTGCCTTATTAATCATTATTTTCTCCTTCTTCTATACTGCAATTACGATTCCTGTGAATCAGATGGCAGATGATTTAAAGAGAAATGGCGGCCTCATTCCTAAGGTTAGACCGGGGAAAGAAACGTCTGATTATCTGGATGATATATTATCAAAAATAACTTTGCCGGGCTCAATCTTTTTAGCTATCTTTGCAATCCTTCCGGCAATAGTGCACGGAGCGTTTGTTCAAACGGATAGATTTGCCCTGTTCTTCGGTGGAACATCACTATTAATCATGGTTGGTGTGATACTGGACACAGTTCAGCAGATCAATACGTATTTATTAAATCATCATTACGATGGCTTAATGCAGTCGAAATTATCCAGAACAAACAACAATCTGTAA
- the rplN gene encoding 50S ribosomal protein L14: MLQTESRLKVADNTGAKEVLVIRVLGGTRRRYASVGDKVVVTIKDSTPQGTAKKGTVSKAVVVRTKKAVRRKDGSYIKFDDNACVLLNATGEMRGTRVFGPVARELRDKEYMKVISLAPEVL, encoded by the coding sequence ATGTTACAAACAGAATCAAGATTAAAAGTTGCTGATAACACAGGTGCAAAAGAAGTACTCGTTATTAGAGTTCTGGGAGGAACCAGAAGAAGATATGCTTCCGTTGGTGATAAAGTCGTAGTTACTATCAAAGATTCTACACCACAGGGAACTGCAAAAAAAGGAACCGTTTCCAAAGCAGTTGTTGTAAGAACCAAAAAAGCCGTACGTAGAAAAGATGGATCATACATCAAATTCGACGATAACGCCTGCGTTCTTTTAAACGCTACCGGAGAAATGAGAGGAACCCGCGTTTTCGGACCGGTTGCCCGTGAACTTAGAGATAAAGAATATATGAAAGTCATTTCATTAGCTCCTGAAGTACTTTAA
- the rplR gene encoding 50S ribosomal protein L18 — protein MALSKVQKRNRIKRRVRGKISGSAELPRLSVYKSNKEIYAQLIDDKDGKTLASASSRALSAKGNKVEISAEVGKAIAEKAKAAGIEKIVFDRNGFVYHGRVKALADGAREGGLKF, from the coding sequence ATGGCACTAAGCAAAGTACAAAAAAGAAATAGAATTAAAAGAAGAGTTAGAGGAAAAATCTCCGGCTCTGCTGAATTACCAAGATTATCTGTTTACAAAAGCAATAAAGAAATTTACGCGCAATTAATCGACGATAAAGACGGTAAAACCTTAGCCTCAGCCTCTTCCCGAGCGTTGTCTGCTAAAGGAAACAAAGTAGAAATCTCTGCAGAAGTTGGTAAAGCAATTGCTGAAAAAGCCAAAGCTGCTGGAATTGAAAAAATAGTGTTCGACAGAAACGGATTTGTATACCATGGTAGAGTGAAAGCTTTAGCAGACGGTGCAAGAGAAGGCGGACTAAAATTCTAA
- the rpmC gene encoding 50S ribosomal protein L29 — translation MKKADIKNLSAGDIQNKLTEVRADFNKMKMSHSISPIENPIQIRDMRKTIARLETELTLKQQ, via the coding sequence ATGAAAAAAGCTGACATCAAAAATCTAAGCGCGGGAGACATTCAAAATAAATTAACTGAAGTAAGAGCAGATTTCAATAAAATGAAAATGTCTCACAGCATCAGTCCCATTGAAAATCCTATTCAGATCAGAGACATGAGAAAAACAATCGCTCGTCTGGAAACTGAACTAACACTAAAACAACAATAG